A single region of the Zygotorulaspora mrakii chromosome 4, complete sequence genome encodes:
- the BMT5 gene encoding 25S rRNA (uracil2634-N3)-methyltransferase (similar to Saccharomyces cerevisiae YIL096C; ancestral locus Anc_2.280), which produces MGRPLKGKSGAKSLKAALQRHQTHDQLAQQYRKKAENKLKKKSQPSTKVKKNQEMQKLMQSNFVPFEKNQTLLLIGEGDMSYAKSIIEEGYVVPENLIVTSYDNSISELELKYPHSFHENYHYLLGQNVKLFFKIDAKNLTKSFKLSKKTPWNKVLGPTWKNKILQNILFNFPHTGKGIKDQDRNVADHQELVLGYLRSCKELFELVNKPIMTNLSNYNQGYDIKESQNNQEITSEGYGKFLLTVFTGEPYDSWMIKTLAKSIGLCVQRSGKFHWDLYPSYQHRRTNSEQDTTKPAKERDARVYVFEKFERKKKKNQASDEDD; this is translated from the coding sequence ATGGGAAGGCCATTAAAGGGCAAGTCAGGTGCCAAGTCATTGAAGGCAGCTCTTCAAAGGCATCAAACACATGACCAATTAGCACAACAGTACAGGAAGAAAGCTGAAAATaagctaaaaaaaaaatctcagCCGAGTAcaaaagtgaagaagaatcaagaGATGCAAAAGCTGATGCAAAGCAATTTTGttccatttgaaaagaaccaGACCTTGCTGTTGATAGGTGAAGGTGATATGTCCTACGCCAAGTCCATAATTGAAGAGGGATATGTCGTGCCAGAAAATTTAATAGTGACCAGTTATGATAATTCAATTTCTGAACTAGAGCTTAAATATCcacattcttttcatgAGAACTATCATTACCTTCTGGGCCAAAATGTGAAActgttcttcaaaatcgATGCAAAAAACCTAaccaaatctttcaaattatcCAAAAAGACACCATGGAACAAAGTTCTAGGTCCTACATGGAAGAATAAAATATTACAGAATATATTGTTCAACTTTCCTCATACGGGAAAAGGTATTAAAGATCAGGATCGAAATGTTGCAGATCATCAAGAGCTAGTACTCGGATATCTACGAAGTTGCAAAGAATTATTCGAATTGGTAAATAAGCCCATAATGACCAATTTATCGAATTACAATCAGGGCTACGACATAAAGGAGTCTCAGAATAACCAGGAAATTACCAGTGAAGGATATGGTAAATTTTTATTAACAGTCTTCACTGGAGAACCTTACGATTCATGGATGATCAAGACTTTAGCTAAGAGTATTGGTTTGTGTGTACAACGCTCCGGAAAATTTCATTGGGATCTCTACCCATCTTATCAGCACAGGAGGACCAATAGCGAGCAGGATACTACGAAACCTGCAAAGGAAAGGGATGCAAGAGTTTACGTTTTCGAGAAATTCGAGCgtaaaaagaagaaaaatcaagcCTCTGACGAAGACGATTAA
- the FYV10 gene encoding glucose-induced degradation complex subunit FYV10 (similar to Saccharomyces cerevisiae FYV10 (YIL097W); ancestral locus Anc_2.279) gives MGSLMNEPDTDFHLKLNEQLFHIPHELVRKNVKQVQKLIDRETAVLQKLFTEMNKLLESNTLEQDKLALVKLNDIIKHVDHIEKRLNKRGEEELKLLNRIDSRIKFFKELEESKASRDVSRLTEWYQKFTNLLVGDYLMRNSTVRSNSSVPENISNEDEKYWNPGVVFLRQQNLKTLLDYDILLSANRISKALTESHDLGPLLSWIGENKSFLKRNYSFLEFEARLQEYVELIKTANFIDAIACFRNYLLQFMESNFADLKLASGLLVFIKSCEYNQIMSQSKISYDQERNNNIPNGKSEACFTTRDQIYKHFFHKKVLPKPSLPYSSNDFNLNYCNKNLDFERYTDLLDEKRWSTLNDLFTKEYYSMYGISHQEPLLMYLSLGISALKTKECVNHRVVISSDNEKLDSFIDENVLTSNCPVCSEEFAPIAKNLPYAHHTESKLFENPVMLPNGNIYDAKKLKLLATTLNRKNLCSLDDGKVMDPIDKNIYSESEFITMYPT, from the coding sequence ATGGGTTCATTAATGAACGAGCCGGATACCGATTTCCATCTTAAGCTTAACGAGCAACTTTTCCATATTCCTCATGAATTGGTTCGTAAAAATGTTAAACAAGTTCAGAAGCTTATAGACAGAGAAACAGCAGTTCTTCAAAAACTGTTTACTGAAATGAATAAACTGTTAGAATCAAACACATTGGAGCAGGATAAACTGGCACTCGTTAAATTAAATGATATCATAAAACATGTCGATCATATAGAAAAAAGGCTAAATAAGAGAGgggaagaagaattgaaacTATTGAATAGAATTGATTCAAGGataaaattcttcaaagaattgGAGGAATCAAAAGCTTCAAGAGATGTCTCAAGATTGACGGAGTGGTATCAAAAATTCACAAATTTGTTAGTTGGCGATTATCTGATGAGAAACAGTACGGTTCGTTCAAATTCGTCAGTACcagaaaatatttcaaatgaagatgaaaagtattGGAACCCAGGAGTGGTGTTTTTAAGACAACAGAATCTCAAAACCCTATTAGATTATGATATACTATTATCAGCTAATAGGATATCAAAAGCGTTAACAGAAAGTCATGATTTAGGTCCACTATTATCTTGGATTGGTGAGaataaatcttttcttaAAAGAAATTATTCCTTCTTAGAATTTGAAGCAAGACTGCAAGAATACGTGGAGCTCATAAAAACTGCTAATTTCATTGATGCTATAGCATGTTTTCGGAATTATCTTCTACAGTTCATGGAGAGCAATTTCGCTGACCTGAAGCTGGCTTCGGGTCTATTAGTCTTCATTAAAAGCTGCGAGTACAATCAAATAATGAGCCAAAGCAAAATATCTTACGATCAAGAGCGCAATAACAACATACCAAATGGGAAATCTGAGGCCTGTTTCACAACTAGAGACCAGATATACAAGCACTTTTTTCACAAAAAAGTTCTCCCAAAACCTAGCTTGCCATACTCGAGCAATGATTTTAATTTAAATTACTGCAATAAAAATTtagattttgaaagatacaCAGATCTGTTGGATGAGAAAAGGTGGAGCACGTTGAATGACTTATTTACTAAAGAGTATTATTCAATGTATGGAATATCGCATCAAGAACCACTTTTGATGTATTTATCGCTTGGAATATCGGCGTTGAAAACCAAAGAATGCGTGAACCATAGAGTGGTTATATCATCTGATAACGAGAAATTAGATTCGTTCATAGACGAAAACGTATTGACAAGTAACTGTCCGGTTTGCAGTGAAGAGTTCGCACCAATTGCTAAAAATTTACCTTATGCACACCATACTGAATCAAAACTTTTCGAAAATCCTGTAATGCTACCTAATGGGAATATATATGATgcaaagaagttgaaattattaGCGACAACGCTAAATCGTAAGAATTTATGTTCATTGGATGACGGCAAAGTCATGGATCCCATTGATAAGAACATTTACTCGGAATCAGAATTCATTACTATGTATCCCACATGA
- the GPI15 gene encoding phosphatidylinositol N-acetylglucosaminyltransferase GPI15 (similar to Saccharomyces cerevisiae GPI15 (YNL038W); ancestral locus Anc_2.281), producing MSIIESISLEPLMRQRYSLEIHQNSNGGILRITMVPTWNTNKNAMNLLIVALGTITGIFTLARYVQLSNTGQLFSIATIFFLLSLIFRRPTMETLTVLANYGVQIRKVRGLAFLPRSFNRHWFAETEFIPRDQVVDVVINEGFVRGFQVIFYLAVLVKESTKLRLLFAVCKHVFSLTTRALY from the coding sequence ATGTCTATTATCGAATCAATCTCTTTGGAGCCACTGATGAGGCAACGCTATAGTTTAGagattcatcaaaataGCAATGGAGGAATCTTGAGAATCACTATGGTTCCCACTTGGAACACAAATAAAAACGCAATGAACTTACTAATAGTCGCTTTAGGAACTATAACAGGGATTTTTACATTAGCAAGATATGTTCAGCTCTCAAATACTGGGCAGCTGTTTTCAATTGCcaccattttcttcttgttgaGCCTCATTTTCAGGAGGCCTACGATGGAGACTCTCACGGTTCTGGCAAATTATGGAGTGCAGATCAGAAAGGTCCGAGGACTTGCGTTCTTGCCTCGCAGTTTCAACAGACATTGGTTTGCTGAGACCGAGTTTATACCGAGAGACCAAGTTGTTGACGTTGTCATCAATGAAGGTTTTGTTAGAGGCTTTCAGGTGATCTTTTACTTAGCCGTGCTTGTCAAGGAATCAACAAAACTCAGGCTACTATTTGCGGTATGTAAACACGTTTTTTCTCTTACAACCAGGGCACTATACTAA
- the BDP1 gene encoding transcription factor TFIIIB subunit BDP1 (similar to Saccharomyces cerevisiae BDP1 (YNL039W); ancestral locus Anc_2.282): protein MSSVVNKSGVRFTPKTRQRRLLTTARTVQPSIVANEERSQADKSGDGNENEDTAVETRETVSQNAHDASADEDEGDEEDEDDNDTYVADTKLGPLEKLDGTHINAKLKVPSTVSSSSRRRHSSRLDSLGGATSAKPLFKPGFNEPSIGNDGRRLSTISNSTTRKVRLSSISEKDVALQALKRSRMSARTSISKKSGSAHRISIVSRMSSPDANVHTATAVPKSEGKKESSADLFQRTDSLYEKYTIKNLQEIPKNIQDFDSNRYTLDEEEFTMAELCKPKLPIGEPSENFERAKQACKAKIEKRKLRRELRHKARLEFKSLKSLRKEEQEKELEERKKATEKLLNSDVPESQGSHAAIQLKMGPDGKLIVDEDSTVVDRHKNASMENAHKQKLDENPFENLYNSATYGRNAYTDPWTTEELIKFYKALSMWGTDFNLIAQLFPYRTRKQVKAKFVNEERKHTIIVELALQSKLPPDFEQYCIDTKKEIGTVSEFNERLNELKVKHEEHLRAIDAAKANAKEEDLKSFKLSDGDDSKKKTSGGFTRDQLKVYRKSEIVLGTIEEKRKQAIKEAEEYAMG from the coding sequence ATGAGTAGTGTAGTTAACAAAAGTGGTGTTAGGTTTACTCCTAAGACGAGGCAGCGTCGGCTACTGACAACTGCGAGAACAGTACAGCCTTCAATAGTTGCGAACGAAGAAAGATCACAGGCAGACAAGAGTGGTGATGGTAACGAAAACGAGGACACGGCTGTGGAAACTCGAGAAACAGTCAGTCAAAATGCGCATGATGCGAGCGCTGACGAAGATGAGGGCGATGAGgaagacgaagatgatAACGATACATATGTGGCAGATACGAAATTAGGACCTCTAGAAAAGCTCGACGGCACACATATTAATGCAAAACTTAAAGTTCCTTCCACTGTAAGTTCTAGTAGCCGACGTCGACACTCAAGTAGACTGGACTCTCTTGGCGGTGCAACAAGTGCGAAGCCATTATTCAAACCAGGATTCAACGAGCCTTCGATAGGTAATGATGGAAGGAGATTATCCACAATCTCAAATTCAACGACAAGAAAGGTTAGACTCAGCAGTAtatcagaaaaagatgtagCCCTGCAAGCACTAAAACGAAGTAGAATGTCGGCCAGAACGTCGATTTCGAAAAAGTCTGGCTCTGCTCATAGAATCAGTATAGTATCTAGGATGAGTTCACCTGATGCAAATGTGCACACAGCTACGGCAGTACCGAAATCGGAGGGTAAGAAAGAGTCATCCGCAGATCTTTTCCAAAGAACAGATAGCttatatgaaaaatacacaataaaaaatcttcaagaaatacccaaaaatattcaagaCTTCGATTCTAACCGTTATACcttagatgaagaagagtttACGATGGCGGAGCTATGTAAACCCAAACTTCCGATTGGTGAGCCATCtgagaattttgaaagagctAAACAGGCTTGTAAAGCCAAGATCGAGAAGAGGAAACTGCGTCGAGAACTAAGGCACAAGGCCCGATTGGAGTTTAAGTCTTTAAAGTCTTTGCGTAAGgaggaacaagaaaaagaactaGAGGAACGTAAAAAGGCAACAGAAAAGCTTCTTAATAGTGATGTTCCTGAGAGCCAAGGTTCACATGCGGCTATCCAATTAAAGATGGGGCCAGATGGTAAATTGATCGTTGACGAAGACTCCACGGTCGTAGATAGACATAAAAATGCCAGTATGGAAAACGCACATAAGCAAAAACTTGATGAGAAcccttttgaaaatttgtaCAACTCAGCTACCTATGGTAGAAATGCCTACACTGATCCATGGACGACCGAGGAGTTGATAAAATTTTACAAAGCATTATCTATGTGGGGGACTGACTTTAATCTCATTGCGCAATTATTCCCTTACAGAACGAGGAAGCAGGTGAAGGCGAAGTTTGTAAAcgaagaaagaaaacacACTATTATCGTGGAACTGGCGTTACAATCAAAGCTACCCCCTGACTTTGAGCAGTACTGTATAGACacgaagaaagaaattggtACGGTTTCTGAATTCAACGAAAGGttgaatgaattgaaagtgaaacaCGAGGAACATTTGAGGGCTATTGATGCGGCAAAGGCAAATgccaaagaagaagatttgaagagcTTCAAGCTAAGTGATGGtgatgattcaaaaaagaaaacttcCGGTGGTTTCACGAGAGACCAACTGAAAGTCTATAGAAAGTCTGAAATCGTATTGGGAACAATCGAGGAGAAGAGGAAACAGGCTATCAAGGAAGCTGAAGAATATGCTATGGGTTAG
- a CDS encoding uncharacterized protein (similar to Saccharomyces cerevisiae YNL035C; ancestral locus Anc_2.283), giving the protein MDETPSYKSLECIDFGANNWCLAFQPLYKHALLTSLSNGEVHHLDWDTGKSKQVTETGDISCNDLKVINSDYNNGTLYAVASGSSVKIFDIRSQNAVALLKNDKNAPFLSLDSRHNFLASGTELSGVDAEILMHDIRKWNVPVKTFIDSHHDDVTDLKFHPSDPHILLSGSTDGYTNIYDLRHQDEEDCLHQVINFASIHSCGWLSPKRIYTLSHMETFAIHELNDITDEAREPKPLDFCDVRETWNCGYVIDIYPGFIAAGSSQQNCGFLKLLPFENEIVEVKNSIVIPSAHGNEVIRDVYIPPEQSDLLYSCGEDGCVRIWKGRKALNVPSEFWEYSAKLDVLSDSTPVPVQPNTLDAEATKRPIEVIHSDSRKEKNKKNSKKSQSKRYKPY; this is encoded by the coding sequence ATGGATGAGACGCCAAGTTACAAGTCACTGGAGTGCATTGATTTTGGCGCAAATAATTGGTGTTTAGCCTTTCAACCGCTTTATAAACACGCCCTTCTGACAAGTTTGAGCAATGGCGAAGTCCACCATTTAGACTGGGACACAGGAAAATCAAAGCAAGTCACAGAGACAGGCGACATCTCATGCAACGATTTGAAAGTCATAAATAGTGACTACAATAACGGCACACTCTATGCTGTAGCGTCTGGTAGCTCAGTTAAAATCTTTGACATCAGATCCCAGAATGCTGTGGCACTactcaaaaatgataaaaatgctCCGTTTCTGTCTCTGGATTCTCGTCATAACTTTCTAGCTTCAGGCACGGAACTAAGTGGTGTCGATGCAGAGATTTTAATGCATGATATCAGGAAGTGGAATGTACCTGTCAAAACCTTCATTGACTCTCACCACGATGACGTAACGGATCTCAAATTTCATCCTAGTGACCCTCATATATTGCTTAGTGGATCCACTGATGGCTACACCAACATCTATGATCTCAGGCACCAAGATGAGGAGGATTGTCTGCATCAAgttatcaattttgctTCAATCCATTCCTGTGGGTGGCTTTCaccaaaaagaatatatacGCTATCGCACATGGAAACTTTTGCCATTCACGAATTGAATGATATTACGGATGAAGCCCGCGAACCCAAGCCTCTAGACTTTTGTGACGTTCGAGAAACATGGAACTGCGGTTATGTTATTGATATATACCCAGGTTTCATCGCAGCTGGCAGTTCACAACAGAATTGCGGATTCTTAAAGTTGCttccttttgaaaacgAGATAGTGGAagtcaaaaattcaattgtcATTCCGTCTGCCCACGGTAACGAGGTAATAAGAGATGTTTACATTCCCCCAGAGCAATCAGATCTACTTTACTCTTGCGGTGAGGACGGCTGTGTTAGAATCTGGAAAGGCCGAAAGGCCTTGAACGTCCCTTCCGAATTTTGGGAGTACTCTGCAAAATTAGACGTTCTATCAGATTCGACACCAGTGCCTGTGCAACCAAATACTTTAGACGCAGAAGCCACTAAGAGACCAATTGAAGTGATTCATTCTGATAGCAGgaaggaaaagaataagaaaaattcgaaaaagtctcaatcaaaaagataCAAACCTTATTAA
- a CDS encoding Ark/Prk/Nak family serine/threonine-protein kinase (similar to Saccharomyces cerevisiae PRK1 (YIL095W) and ARK1 (YNL020C); ancestral locus Anc_2.284), with amino-acid sequence MNQPNIGKYAPGTVLTVGSHQCKVLNYITSGGYAQVYTAEMFPNDGTSESNVVCLKRVIVPDKPSLNTLRAEVDAMKLLKDRKYVVSYIDSHAAKSSLQNGSYEVFLLMEFCAGGGLIDFMNTRLQNRFQEFEILNIMSQVTQGIAAMHALIPPLVHRDIKIENVLISQRGEYKVCDFGSVCGVIRPPKNPQELAYVEHDIMKSTTAQYRAPEMIDLYRGFPIDEKSDIWALGVFLYKLCYYTTPFEKGGELAILHSRYEFPAQPLYSGRLKNLIQTMLMESPIQRPNICQVLEEVSRMQGLPCPIRDFYLLRAMEQNDRSKDLQNYQLYNSKTHPTLGHSSIPIINTHHINSLPSMQQATPVPQQMHQITTSNTLSTFIPVPQIQQARSSAHLDDLKSHFQTAKVADVEGGKMYGLQNYQSAHSNLSIASTSPEKSGRGKISQMMQSNPIQYHRGSLYVDSETQTFDTSTSLESKEPRDLSLPKPTVDTMQLTRRALAQSASKTGSSISTNLTAKDQGRSLSPDTLDNHREKPYSLNTKTNDLSSDHTLQYPRLNPVKKLDSKYERDGPSREDSKQAIQKRVHELLNSSEESLQGNSPKEDHDRENADRQTQPIFPHSRKGKATPPPLPPKPAHLRPKKPAKPNFLRGAKIKKEDQIAVLDGEVEGLTRNVRKEVASTL; translated from the coding sequence ATGAATCAGCCCAATATCGGTAAGTATGCGCCTGGCACAGTTCTGACAGTTGGATCACATCAGTGTAAAGTGCTGAACTATATTACAAGTGGTGGATATGCGCAAGTCTATACAGCCGAAATGTTTCCCAATGATGGCACCTCAGAGTCCAATGTAGTatgtttgaaaagagtCATTGTGCCAGACAAACCCAGTTTGAATACTCTCAGGGCAGAGGTGGATGCGATGAAATTACTGAAGGATCGAAAGTATGTTGTGTCCTACATAGATTCGCATGCCGCAAAGTCGAGCCTCCAAAATGGAAGTTATGAGGTGTTTCTTCTGATGGAATTTTGCGCTGGGGGAGGTTTAATTGATTTCATGAACACTAGACTTCAAAACAGGTTTCAAGAATtcgaaattttgaatataatgAGTCAAGTGACGCAAGGTATTGCCGCCATGCATGCGTTAATACCTCCTTTGGTTCATCGAGATATTAAAATAGAAAATGTGTTAATTTCACAAAGGGGCGAGTATAAAGTCTGCGATTTTGGTTCAGTTTGTGGAGTTATAAGGCCCCCCAAGAATCCTCAAGAATTGGCATATGTCGAACACGATATCATGAAAAGTACAACAGCTCAATATAGAGCACCGGAAATGATCGATCTGTATCGCGGATTCCCAATcgatgaaaaatcagaTATTTGGGCACTTGGTGTTTTCCTATACAAATTATGTTACTATACCACACCATTCGAAAAAGGCGGTGAACTGGCAATTTTACATTCAAGGTACGAATTTCCCGCTCAGCCACTGTATAGCGGcagattgaaaaacttgattCAAACTATGCTGATGGAATCGCCTATTCAAAGACCTAACATTTGCCAAGTTCTTGAAGAGGTCTCGAGAATGCAAGGTCTACCCTGTCCAATTCGGGACTTTTATCTGCTACGCGCAATGGAGCAGAATGACCGGAGCAAAGACCTTCAGAACTATCAATTATACAATAGTAAAACGCATCCAACACTTGGCCATTCGTCCATTCCTATCATAAATACACATCATATTAATTCTTTACCAAGTATGCAACAGGCGACACCGGTACCTCAGCAAATGCATCAAATCACTACATCAAATACATTGTCAACATTTATTCCAGTACCGCAGATACAACAAGCACGATCAAGTGCTCACCTTGATGATCTCAAGAGTCATTTTCAGACAGCAAAGGTTGCGGACGTGGAAGGTGGAAAAATGTATGGTCTTCAAAACTATCAATCAGCCCATTCAAATCTCAGCATCGCATCAACAAGTCCAGAAAAGAGTGGTCGAGGGAAAATCAGTCAAATGATGCAATCAAATCCAATTCAGTATCATCGCGGGTCGCTTTATGTGGACTCAGAGACACAGACTTTTGATACAAGCACATCCCTCGAATCAAAAGAGCCTCGAGACCTTTCACTTCCAAAGCCTACAGTTGATACCATGCAGCTCACCAGAAGGGCCTTAGCTCAAAGTGCCTCTAAAACAGGATCTAGTATATCGACAAACCTCACCGCAAAAGACCAGGGACGCAGTTTGTCTCCTGACACCCTAGATAATCACCGCGAAAAACCGTATTCGTTGAACACCAAAACTAATGACTTATCATCGGATCATACATTGCAATACCCGAGATTGAATCCTGTGAAGAAGCTTGATAgcaaatatgaaagagacGGTCCCTCGAGAGAGGACTCAAAGCAGGCCATACAAAAAAGGGTTCATGAGTTATTGAACTCTTCTGAGGAATCATTACAAGGAAACAGCCCCAAAGAAGACCATGACCGCGAAAACGCTGATAGACAAACTCAACCAATCTTTCCACATTCTAGGAAAGGAAAGGCGACACCACCTCCGCTACCACCAAAACCAGCTCATTTGAGACCGAAAAAGCCAGCAAAGCCAAACTTTCTTCGTGGAGCTAAAATTAAGAAGGAAGATCAGATAGCCGTTTTGGATGGCGAAGTTGAAGGATTGACGAGAAATGTCAGAAAGGAGGTTGCGAGTACCCTTTAA
- a CDS encoding putative alanine--tRNA ligase (similar to Saccharomyces cerevisiae YNL040W) — protein METEASVKRTYVGSLRCQRESLLLDGFKTFVISSDPIENNGKKAKGVKKYEVELQDTILFPEGGGQPSDTGFLKLIGDAQNVNIPVDYVHRAGLHAKHEVDRHIEPGTEVEITVDADRRLDYMQQHTGQHLLSAILDTKYKLNTVSWSMGGVPTEKKPQLEINDYFNYVELDGKLSFEEVSEISKIIEDYIILNHQDISVEESTPEQQADVKTHKVPDDYDLEKGILRTIHIGSLDANPCCGTHLTSTSQIGSFLILPNQTNIRGNNSRLYFICGNRVAKYGRLANEILFKSKNILSCPEQEITGKIEKMKDQIQKSSKREQFWMKELATYDAEKISQKLNDTGKAFLLRDEFGALDYLLQVSKELSSTISNFSEYEIVLCGREKQSASGSLIILSESGDKIVKISDSLFALLETLKGGGGKKGGKWQGKIANFSDSQYNASLDYLSTNF, from the coding sequence ATGGAAACTGAGGCAAGCGTTAAGCGTACGTACGTTGGAAGTTTGAGATGTCAAAGGGAATCTCTTCTATTAGACGGTTTTAAGACATTCGTTATTTCGAGCGACCCTATTGAGAATAACGGCAAGAAAGCTAAAGGtgtgaaaaaatatgaggTTGAATTGCAGGACACAATTCTTTTCCCTGAGGGCGGTGGACAACCCAGTGATACAGGTTTTCTCAAACTTATAGGTGATGCACAAAATGTAAACATTCCGGTGGATTACGTTCATAGGGCAGGATTGCATGCAAAACATGAGGTCGATAGGCATATTGAGCCGGGAACAGAGGTAGAAATTACGGTTGATGCAGACAGGAGATTAGATTACATGCAGCAACATACCGGCCAGCACCTGCTCAGCGCCATTTTAGATACCAAGTATAAGTTGAACACAGTATCATGGTCTATGGGAGGCGTGCCCACTGAGAAAAAGCCTCAGCTTGAAATAAACGATTACTTTAATTACGTTGAACTTGACGGAAAGTTGAGCTTTGAAGAAGTGAGTGAAATCTCCAAGATAATTGAAGATTATATCATCCTCAATCATCAAGATATATCTGTTGAAGAGAGTACTCCTGAGCAGCAAGCCGACGTCAAGACCCATAAGGTCCCGGATGATTATGATCTTGAAAAAGGCATTTTGAGGACCATTCACATAGGCTCGCTAGATGCGAATCCGTGCTGCGGTACGCATTTAACATCAACTAGTCAGATTGGCTCTTTCCTTATCTTACCCAATCAGACCAACATTAGGGGAAACAACTCACGTTTGTATTTCATATGTGGTAATCGTGTAGCCAAATATGGCCGTTTGGCAAATGAAATTCTCTTCAAATcgaagaatattttgagcTGTCCTGAGCAAGAGATAACAggtaaaattgaaaagatgaaagatcAAATACAGAAGTCAAGTAAACGAGAACAGTTTTGGATGAAAGAGCTGGCTACCTATGACGCTGAGAAAATCTCGCAAAAGCTTAATGACACTGGAAAGGCCTTCTTGCTTAGAGATGAATTCGGTGCGCTTGATTATCTTTTGCAAGTATCTAAAGAGCTTTCTAGCacaatttccaatttttcagaatatGAGATTGTACTGTGTGGTCGTGAAAAACAATCAGCCAGTGGCTCGTTGATCATATTGTCAGAGTCAGGAGATAAGATAGTAAAAATAAGTGACTCACTATTTGCTCTTCTTGAAACTTTGAAAGGTGGTGGTGGCAAGAAGGGCGGTAAGTGGCAAggaaaaattgcaaatttttctgaCTCACAATACAACGCCTCATTGGACTATTTGAGCACAAACTTTTGA